Below is a window of Arthrobacter sp. SLBN-112 DNA.
ACTTCCAACCCGTCGGCAGCGACCAGGGAATCCATGGCCTTGGCACTGGCTTCGCCGGGGAAAATGAACTCCCAGGGGCCCATGTCCACCGCGTAGTCGTTTCCGGTCCAGACCACGGTCTTGACCCCGCCGCGCGTGCCAATGGCCAGTGACCCGCCGTCGGGCAGGTCGATCAGTCCCTCGGTGCGCAGGAAGTGGACGAAGACCCGGACACCGTTCCCGCACATTTCGGACAGCGAACCGTCCGCGTTGCGGTAATCCATGAACCATTCCGCGGCGGGGGTGTCCACGAGCAGTTCGCGGCCCTCGGGCAGGAAGCGGGAGGGTACGGCCCGGATCAGGCCGTCGGCGCCGATTCCCTGGTGCCGGTCGCACAGGGCCGCAGCCTGGTCGGCGTCAAAGCTGTGGGTGCCGTCGGGATCGGCCACCAGGACGAAGTCGTTGCCCGTGCCGTGCCCCTTGGAAAAGGAGAGGCCGCCCATGGCACGAAGGGCGGATCCGGACGTTTCGGCGGGGGTCGCATTCATGGTCCCAAGCGTAGCGGCGGATGCCACTGCCACTGAAACCGCGGTTACCTGCAGAGCCGCGCAGCCTTGCCGGGAAGTTCCGGATCCTGCCAGTCCAGCCATGTGATGCGGGGGTCGGCGCGGAACCACGTGAGCTGGCGGCGGGCAAACTGCCGGGTGGCCACGATGGTTTCCTCCGCAGCGTCCGCCACGGTTGAGGCACCGTCGACGACCCGCAGGAATTGCGCATAGCCAAGGGCGCGGGAGGCTGTCTTCCCGCTCCGCAGGCCCTGGGCGTCGAGCCTCCTGACTTCTGCCAGCAGGCCGGCGTCGACCATCCGGTGCACCCGGGCTGCCAGGCGCTCCCGCAGGACGTCACGGTCCACGCTGAGGCCCACCTGGACGGCCGGCTGGTGGTACTCCCGGCGGGGCATGAAGGAGCTGAAAGGCCGTCCGGTGAGTTCATGGACTTCCAGGGCGCGGATGATCCGCCGGGCGTCGGAGAGCCGCTCCGCGGACACCGGATCCACGGCCCGGAGCCTTGCCAGGAGTTCTGCCGTGCCACGTTCCGCGTGTTCCGCCTCAAGCCGTGCGCGCAACGAGGGGTCCGTGCCGGGGAACTCCAGCACGTCCAGTGCAGCCCGTACGTACAGCCCCGAGCCGCCGGCCAGGACGGCCCTCTTGCCGCGGGCGTGGATATCAGCGATAACGCCCCGGGCCTGCTCCTGGAACTCGGAGACACTCGCTTCCTGGGTGACGTCCATGATGTCCAGGAGGTGGTGCGGTATGCCCCTGCGCTCGGCGACGGAGATCTTTGCCGTGCCGATGTCCATGCCCCGGTAGAACTGCATGGCATCTGCGTTGATGACCTCTCCGTTCAGTTCCAGGGCAAGGTTGACGGCAAGATCGGACTTGCCGGAGCCGGTGGGACCGACGACGGCGATGACGGGCCGGGCAACCACCGGTCAGCGGGTACGCAGCGGCAGCGAGGGCATGCCCAGGGAGACACCCTTTGGGCCCGCTCCGCTCCCGGGCACCGGCGCTCCGCAGGAGTCGGCCTGCGACCGGTCCCAGGCGTCACCGGCGCGCGACCTGCGCAGGCTGTAGTCCTGGGGCGTGGGGTCGGCCACCAGGTGGAAGGCAGCGGCTTCGGTGATGGTGACGGTTACGAGGTCGCCGGGCCTGGGGGCTGGTGCGCCTTCCGGAACCGAGAAATGCACCAGCCTCTGGTCCCGGGACCGGCCGGACAGCCGGTGCGTTTCCTCCGACTTGCGGCCCGACTGGGCGGTGACCATGACTTCCAGACGGCGGCCGAGCTGCTTCCGGTTTTCCTCGGCAGCGATCCTGTCCTGCAGCGCGGTGAGCCGTTCGAACCTTTCCTGGACCACTGCCTTGGGCAGTTGGTCCGGCAGGTCCGCGGCAGGGGTCCCGGGCCGCTTGGAGTACTGGAAGGTGAAGGCGGTGGCAAAGCGCGACTTCTCCACAACGTCGAGCGTGGCCTGGAAATCCGCTTCGGTCTCGCCGGGGAAGCCGACGATGATGTCGGTGGAGATGGCGGCGTCCGGGATCTTGTCCCGGACCTTGTCCAGGATGCCGAGGAACTTGGTGGACCGGTAGGACCGCTTCATGGCCTTCAGGATGCTGTCCGAGCCCGACTGCAGCGGCATGTGCAGCTGGGGCATGACATTGGGCGTTTCGGCCATGGCCTCGATGACGTCGTCGGTAAACGCCGCCGGGTGGGGGCTGGTGAAACGGACCCGTTCGAGTCCTTCGATTTCGCCGCAGGCGCGGAGGAGTTTGGAGAAGGCCTGACGGTCGCCGAATTCCACCCCGTAGGAGTTGACGTTCTGGCCGAGCAGCGTGACTTCGATGGCGCCGTCGTCCACGAGGGCCTGGATTTCAGCGAGGATCTCGCCCGGGCGGCGGTCCTTTTCCTTGCCCCGCAGCGCAGGCACGATGCAGAACGTGCAGGTGTTGTTGCAGCCAACGGAGATGGACACCCAGCCGGAGTACACGGAGTCGCGCTTGGTGGGGAGCGTGGACGGAAACACGTCCAGGGATTCCAGGATCTCCAGCTGTGCCTCGTTGTTGTGCCGGGCCCGGTCAAGCAGGGCCGGGAGCGCACCAACGTTGTGGGTGCCGAAGACGGCATCAACCCACGGCGCCTTCTTGAGGATGGTTTCCCGGTCCTTCTGGGCCAGGCATCCGCCCACGGCGATCTGCATCCCGGGGTTCGCCGCCTTGACCGGAGCCAGGATACCGAGGTTGCCGTACAACTTGTTGTCCGCGTTCTCCCGCACGGCGCAGGTGTTGAACACCACGACGTCGGCTTGCTCGCCTTCCGCGGGAACGTAGCCGGCGTCCTCAAGGAGTCCCGCCATCCGCTCCGAGTCGTGGACGTTCATCTGGCAACCGAAAGTCCGTACCTGGTAGGTCCGCGGCTGGGTTCCGGGCTGCGGAGCCGTCCCGGGTTCGACGGAAGGGGTGGCACCGGAATGGGGGGAAGGAATGGTCAAGCTCACCCGTTAAGGGTACCGGCTCTGGGGCGGGCCACCGTCGGAATCCTGGATGGAGCTGAGCACCTCATTGACGATCCGGAACGCTTGGGAGGGCTGGTAGCCCTTCCGGGCCAGCATGGACGCCAGCCGGCGGACTGCTTTATCCCGTTCCGCCGGGTCCGACAGGTTTGATCCGGGGCGAAGCTTGCGCTCCACCAGGGTCCTGGCGGCCGCTTCCTCGTCGGCGTCCGTCAATTGCTCCAATGCCGCAGCTGCGGTTTCGGGGTCGATGCCCTTCTCCGACAGCTCGCGGCGGAGGGCACCCTTGGCGAGCTTGCGGGACTGGGAGCGGCTCCTGACCCACATGTCGGCGAATTCGGCGTCATCAATCAGGCGGACTTCCTGGAATTTGTCCAGCACCGCCTCGGCGACGTGTTCCGGGATGTTCCGTTCGGCCAGTTTCCGGGCAAGTTGCAGCCTGCTCTTGGGCGAGGCTGTCAGTTGCCGATAGACGATGGCCGTGGCCACGCCGGCGGGATCCGGCTCGGCATCCTCGGCCTGGGGGTCGCCCGGGACGGCGGCCCGCTCCGCTGCCCCGGGGACAGTGTTGGTGGAGCGGCGCCGCCGGGAACCGGCTTTGGGTGACCGAGCTTCAGGAGGGTATGCCTCGGGAGACCAGGTCAAGGGCTAGAACCCGTCGACGGCTTTCAGCTTCGGCGTGTCCTTGGACTCGTCCTCAGCCGGCTTCACGCCCACGCCGAGCTTCTCCTTGATGAGGCGCTCCAGTTCGGCGGCGAGCTCGGGGTTGTCGCGGAGGAACCGGCGCGAGTTCTCCATGCCCTGGCCCAGCTGGTCGCCGTCGTACGTGAACCAGGAGCCGGACTTCTTGATGATGCCGTGCTCGACGCCCATGTCGATGATTCCGCCTTCACGGGAGATCCCCTGGCCGTAGATTATGTCGAACTCGGCGACCTTGAAGGGCGGGGCCATCTTGTTTTTGACGATCTTGGCCTTGGTCCGGTTGCCGACCGAGTCGGCGCCTTCCTTCAGGGTCTGGATGCGCCGGACGTCGATGCGGACCGATGCGTAGAACTTCAGCGCCTTACCACCGGTGGTGGTTTCAGGGGAACCGAAGAACACACCGATTTTTTCACGAAGCTGGTTGATGAAGATGGCGGTGGTCTTGGTCTGGCTCAGGCGGCCGGTAATTTTACGCAGCGCCTGGCTCATGAGCCGTGCCTGGAGGCCGACGTGGCTGTCGCCCATGTCGCCCTCGATTTCAGCCCGCGGAACCAGTGCGGCGACGGAGTCGATGACGACGATGTCCAGCGAGCCGGAACCCACCAGCATGTCCATGATTTCCAGGGCCTGCTCACCGGTATCCGGCTGCGAGACCAGGAGGGCGTCGGTGTCCACGCCGAGCTTCGCGGCGTAGTCCGGATCCAGGGCGTGCTCGGCGTCGATGAAGGCCGCGATGCCGCCCAGCCGCTGGGCGTTGGCCACCGCGTGCAGTGCCACGGTGGTCTTACCGGATGATTCCGGCCCGTAGATCTCCACCACACGACCACGGGGCAACCCGCCAATGCCGAGTGCGACGTCCAGTGCGATGGACCCGGTGGGAATGACTTCGATGGGGGCACGGACTTCGTCGCCCAGGCGCATCACCGAGCCCTTGCCGAACTGCTTGTCAATCTGGGCAAGTGCTGCTTCCAGCGCTTTTGCACGATCCGGGGCTGCCGCCATGGTTGACACCTCTAATGCTTTCTCGATGGTGGCCTCTGCGGCCGTCTTGTTGGTCATCTCTGACGCTAAGGGGACCCACTGACATTCCGGCCTCAGGACATCGGCTATGTGGATAAACCCAATAGAAAAAGCATAGCGTTATCCGAACAGGTATTCGAAGAGGAAGGTGTCGCGGCGTGTCAGGCAAGGGATCGTCGGGACGGCCCCCGCAACCCGGCCGAAGAGCCGGCCCTGCGGAAGAGTCAGTCGCGGCGGGGGGCTATGTCCCGGCCGAGGCGGCGCTCCGCCGGCACGTCCTGGAGGTCGCAGACTGCAAGCCAGACCTTGCGCGGCTCCACCCCGGCAGCCAATGCCTGGTCGGCGGTGCGGCCGCCAACCCCGGCAAGGACCAGGGTACTGCTCAGCACTCGGGAGTAGCCCGCACCGAACTCATCATCCATGAGCCGCCAGTAGTCGCTGATTCGCATCGGTAAATCCTCTCATGATTGGGGACCCTAGAATTGTTGCCATGAGCAACTCCCCCGATGGCACGCCACCAGATGCCGCAGTTGAGGCTGCCGCCGACACAGCCCTGCAGAACGTCGAGCACCAGATCAGTCTTTTTTGGCGGCGGGCCCGGGCCATCTCGAACCAGCTCTCCCGGGAGGTGCACCCGGACATGGAGCCTGCCGCGTACGGGCTGCTGACGGTGATCCGCCGGGAGGGGCCCATCCGGCTGACCGAACTGGCAATGAACATCGGGGTGGGAAAGCCCTCCGTCAGCCGCCAGATCGCGTTCCTTGAAGGCCTGGGACTGGTTTCGAAGGAAGCCGATCCGCTGGACCGGCGGGCGCAGTCCATTCGGCTCACGCCCAAGGGGGAGGAAAAGATGCACCAGGTCCAGGACGCCCGGCGCCAGGTCTTCCAGGAACGGCTCCGGGAATGGCCGGTAGAGGACCTGCAGGAGCTGGCCCGCTACATGGCCAAGCTGAACTCCACCTACGAGCCTGACGGGTTTCCCAAGGAAGCACCGGGCGCATCTCCTGCACAGGAGAACTAACCGCCTGGGCACAAGGAAGCCCCCGGCAGTGCCGGGGGCTTCCTTTTTCCACGGCCCACCAAATGGTGGGGGCTGCCCTTAACGGGCGCCGGAGAGAAGGCCTGTGGAGAGTTCGTCGTTCAGTTCAGCGTTGAGGTCGCGTTCCAGGTCACGGCCGTAACGCTGGGAGAATTCCTGCGGTACGGTGTCAGGAACTGCTACGCCCTCGGCTACCGCCACCCGGTCGCTGACCTCCCGAAGCATGCTGGACAGCGGAACGTCCAACGCCGAGCAAATGGAGGACAGGAGCTCTGATGAGGCTTCCTTCTGGCCGCGCTCCACTTCGCTGAGATATCCCAGGGAAACACGGGCGCTGTGCGAAACTTCACGGAGCGTACGCCCCTGACGCTGGCGGACATCGCGCAGCACATCACCGATTTCGTGACGAAGTACCACCATCTTGCGCTCCTTCTGTTCGCTCTTAGCCTGTTCGGCGAGGCCCACATCCTTCCAGCGGACAACGCCGTTTACGGATACGGGCTGCTTTACCATCTGTATCGCCTTGCTCCCTCATTGGTCAGGTCCGCCGAAAGGGGACCGTCTGGTCGTTTCATCCTAGGCGCCTCCGCTCTCCGGAAGCGACACAATGTAATAACTAATCGGTACCGGCTTTTGTTCCCGGCAACTTTACGTGCGGTAACTTGGGCGGGCAAGCGTCAGGCGGAGAGTGCCTCGAGGAGCCTTTCCAGGGCTGCCGCACACGCCTCGGCACGGATGTCGGGCCTGCTGCCGGTGAAGGAATATTCAAAAGCTGCTGTCCCGGCCGCGGTGGCGATTCCCACATAAACCCGCCCTACCGGTTTGCCGTCGTGCGCCTCCGGACCGGCCACCCCCGTGGTTGAAAGCCCGATATGGGCGCCGAGGACGTCGCGCGCTCCTGCTGCCATGGCCCGGGCGACGTCCGGATCAACGGAGCCGGCACGCGCCAGTAGCCCGGCGGGGACACGCAGCACCCCTTCCTTGACCGAGTTCTGGTAGGCCACGACTCCGCCCTGGAGCATGCCGGAGGCCCCGGGGGTATCGGCAAGCACAGCGGAGACCATGCCGGCGGTTAAGGACTCTGCGGTGGCAACGGTCAGTCCGGCGTCCAGCGCCTGCCGCACGGCCTGTCCGGCCAGATGGTGGAGGTTGCTCACGATTCCTGCCCTTTCGCCGTTCCTGCCTGCCGGCCCTTTGCGCGAAGGCGCAGTGCCTCGATGACATATTCGACGCCAGTCCACACCGTGATGGCCACCGCCGCCATCATGACGGCGAACGCCACCCACACCAGCCACGGCGCGAAGGCACCAAAAGGCAGGAGATAGAGGAAGATCGCCGCGGTCTGCACCACTGTCTTGAGCTTGCCGCCGCGGGAGGCGGGAATGACTCCATAGCGGATGACGAAGAATCGCAGAGCCGTGATCCCCCATTCCCGGACCAGGATCACCAACGTTGCCCACCACGGCAGTTCACCCAGCAGGGACAACATGACCAGGGCGGATCCGGTGAGCAGCTTGTCGGCGATGGGGTCGGCGATCTTGCCGAAGTCCGTGACGAGGTTCCGGCTCCTGGCGATATCGCCGTCGAGTTTGTCCGTGTAGATGGCGACGGCGAAAGCCGCCACCGCGGCCCAGCGCCACGGCCCGGCCTCGCTGTGCAGGCCGGGGGCGTCCGCCACGAGGAACCATACGAAGAACGGGACCAGCGCGATGCGGATCATGGTCAGGACATTGGGAAGGTTCCAGACCCCGGCACGGCGCGGGCCGGCGGCGGTGGCATCGGTGCTAGTCACATTCCTAGGCTACCTTCCCGGGGCTGCCGCAACGCAGGCCCGGCCCTACCGTCCGGTGAGCGACCAGGCGTCCTCGGAGCCGTCGTCGTCCTCGCCATACCCGCCGGGCGCGGAATCGGAGCCGTCGTAATATTCGACGTTCTGCTTGCGCTTGTCCAGGTCGGCGGCCACCAGGTCCTCGGCGTAACCACCCTGGGCGATGTTGGCGTTGGCGTTCTCGCTCAGGGCGGCGGTTTGGGAATCGGCAGCAGCCGGCACCTCCTGGCCCTTCATCGCGGCCAGGACGGCGGCGAGGTCATCCGGCTTGACCAGCACGTCGCGGGCCTTGGAACCCTCGGAGGGGCCCACCACTCCCCTGGATTCGAGCAGGTCCATGAGCCGGCCGGCCTTGGCGAACCCGACGCGGAGCTTGCGCTGCAGCATCGAGGTGGAGCCGAACTGCGTGGTGACCACGAGTTCGGTGGCCTGCAGCAGCACCTCGAGGTCGTCCCCGATGTCATCATCGATCTGCTTCTTCTGGGCTTCGGGGGCTACGTCGTCACGGTACACGGCCTGGAGCTGGCCCTTGACGTGTTCCACAACTTTGTGGATCTCGGACTCGGTGACCCAGGCGCCCTGGACGCGCATGGCCTTGGAGGCGCCCATGGGCAGGAAGAGCGCGTCACCCTGGCCAATGAGCTTTTCGGCGCCCGGCTGGTCCAGGACCACGCGGGAGTCGGTGACGGAGGACGTGGCGAAGGCCATGCGGGAGGGCACGTTGGCCTTGATGAGGCCGGTGACCACGTCCACGGACGGACGCTGGGTGGCCAGCACCAGGTGGATGCCGGCGGCACGGGCAAGCTGGGTGATCCGCACGATCGAGTCTTCGACGTCACGGGGTGCCACCATCATGAGGTCGGCGAGCTCGTCCACGATCACCAGCAGGTACGGATACGGGCGGATGACGCGCTTGGAATCGACCGGCGGATGGACCTTGCCGGCGCGCACCGCTTTGTTGAAGTCGTCGATGTGCTTGAAGCCGTAGTTCGCGAGGTCGTCGTAGCGGGCGTCCA
It encodes the following:
- the recA gene encoding recombinase RecA, which codes for MAAAPDRAKALEAALAQIDKQFGKGSVMRLGDEVRAPIEVIPTGSIALDVALGIGGLPRGRVVEIYGPESSGKTTVALHAVANAQRLGGIAAFIDAEHALDPDYAAKLGVDTDALLVSQPDTGEQALEIMDMLVGSGSLDIVVIDSVAALVPRAEIEGDMGDSHVGLQARLMSQALRKITGRLSQTKTTAIFINQLREKIGVFFGSPETTTGGKALKFYASVRIDVRRIQTLKEGADSVGNRTKAKIVKNKMAPPFKVAEFDIIYGQGISREGGIIDMGVEHGIIKKSGSWFTYDGDQLGQGMENSRRFLRDNPELAAELERLIKEKLGVGVKPAEDESKDTPKLKAVDGF
- a CDS encoding CinA family protein, with the protein product MSNLHHLAGQAVRQALDAGLTVATAESLTAGMVSAVLADTPGASGMLQGGVVAYQNSVKEGVLRVPAGLLARAGSVDPDVARAMAAGARDVLGAHIGLSTTGVAGPEAHDGKPVGRVYVGIATAAGTAAFEYSFTGSRPDIRAEACAAALERLLEALSA
- a CDS encoding DUF3046 domain-containing protein, producing MRISDYWRLMDDEFGAGYSRVLSSTLVLAGVGGRTADQALAAGVEPRKVWLAVCDLQDVPAERRLGRDIAPRRD
- a CDS encoding MarR family transcriptional regulator: MSNSPDGTPPDAAVEAAADTALQNVEHQISLFWRRARAISNQLSREVHPDMEPAAYGLLTVIRREGPIRLTELAMNIGVGKPSVSRQIAFLEGLGLVSKEADPLDRRAQSIRLTPKGEEKMHQVQDARRQVFQERLREWPVEDLQELARYMAKLNSTYEPDGFPKEAPGASPAQEN
- a CDS encoding regulatory protein RecX yields the protein MATAIVYRQLTASPKSRLQLARKLAERNIPEHVAEAVLDKFQEVRLIDDAEFADMWVRSRSQSRKLAKGALRRELSEKGIDPETAAAALEQLTDADEEAAARTLVERKLRPGSNLSDPAERDKAVRRLASMLARKGYQPSQAFRIVNEVLSSIQDSDGGPPQSRYP
- the pgsA gene encoding CDP-diacylglycerol--glycerol-3-phosphate 3-phosphatidyltransferase, translating into MTSTDATAAGPRRAGVWNLPNVLTMIRIALVPFFVWFLVADAPGLHSEAGPWRWAAVAAFAVAIYTDKLDGDIARSRNLVTDFGKIADPIADKLLTGSALVMLSLLGELPWWATLVILVREWGITALRFFVIRYGVIPASRGGKLKTVVQTAAIFLYLLPFGAFAPWLVWVAFAVMMAAVAITVWTGVEYVIEALRLRAKGRQAGTAKGQES
- the miaB gene encoding tRNA (N6-isopentenyl adenosine(37)-C2)-methylthiotransferase MiaB, which translates into the protein MSLTIPSPHSGATPSVEPGTAPQPGTQPRTYQVRTFGCQMNVHDSERMAGLLEDAGYVPAEGEQADVVVFNTCAVRENADNKLYGNLGILAPVKAANPGMQIAVGGCLAQKDRETILKKAPWVDAVFGTHNVGALPALLDRARHNNEAQLEILESLDVFPSTLPTKRDSVYSGWVSISVGCNNTCTFCIVPALRGKEKDRRPGEILAEIQALVDDGAIEVTLLGQNVNSYGVEFGDRQAFSKLLRACGEIEGLERVRFTSPHPAAFTDDVIEAMAETPNVMPQLHMPLQSGSDSILKAMKRSYRSTKFLGILDKVRDKIPDAAISTDIIVGFPGETEADFQATLDVVEKSRFATAFTFQYSKRPGTPAADLPDQLPKAVVQERFERLTALQDRIAAEENRKQLGRRLEVMVTAQSGRKSEETHRLSGRSRDQRLVHFSVPEGAPAPRPGDLVTVTITEAAAFHLVADPTPQDYSLRRSRAGDAWDRSQADSCGAPVPGSGAGPKGVSLGMPSLPLRTR
- the dapF gene encoding diaminopimelate epimerase; this encodes MNATPAETSGSALRAMGGLSFSKGHGTGNDFVLVADPDGTHSFDADQAAALCDRHQGIGADGLIRAVPSRFLPEGRELLVDTPAAEWFMDYRNADGSLSEMCGNGVRVFVHFLRTEGLIDLPDGGSLAIGTRGGVKTVVWTGNDYAVDMGPWEFIFPGEASAKAMDSLVAADGLEVPRPALSVSMGNPHTVVALAELAELAGTRLFTAPKVDPVPANGTNVEFVVPAEPLVHDGVGSVTMRVHERGVGETQSCGTGACAAAVAIRHWAGAEAPDVWRVHVPGGVVGVKFFAGPGGHEHVELSGPAVIVASGTLS
- a CDS encoding helix-turn-helix domain-containing protein — encoded protein: MVKQPVSVNGVVRWKDVGLAEQAKSEQKERKMVVLRHEIGDVLRDVRQRQGRTLREVSHSARVSLGYLSEVERGQKEASSELLSSICSALDVPLSSMLREVSDRVAVAEGVAVPDTVPQEFSQRYGRDLERDLNAELNDELSTGLLSGAR
- the miaA gene encoding tRNA (adenosine(37)-N6)-dimethylallyltransferase MiaA encodes the protein MVARPVIAVVGPTGSGKSDLAVNLALELNGEVINADAMQFYRGMDIGTAKISVAERRGIPHHLLDIMDVTQEASVSEFQEQARGVIADIHARGKRAVLAGGSGLYVRAALDVLEFPGTDPSLRARLEAEHAERGTAELLARLRAVDPVSAERLSDARRIIRALEVHELTGRPFSSFMPRREYHQPAVQVGLSVDRDVLRERLAARVHRMVDAGLLAEVRRLDAQGLRSGKTASRALGYAQFLRVVDGASTVADAAEETIVATRQFARRQLTWFRADPRITWLDWQDPELPGKAARLCR